AAGCAACTCAAGCTTCCAAGTCTCCTCCTTCCACAAAATCTCCTCTCTCAAGCTAGTAAAAGGGAAAGCATTGCTCCCCCAGATCCACATCATGTGTATGGCATTGGGGCTCACCACCCTCCCCTGCGGGTCCAGCACCACAAGGATAGGCTTGTTGCGAAAATGCCACCTTTCCTTCACGAACCTGATCACCGCCCGATCAATCAGAGTAGGGTGGTGCACCGTGTACCATGGCATGGTGGATTGCAGGCTCTCAAACTGCTTTTGGCGTTGGTCTGTCCATGGTTGCACTGAGCGGTCCACAATCGGGATCCAAACCACCTCGTACAGGTTGTCCAGCCTTGTCGCGTGTTGTCGGGACTCGTTGTAGATTTGTTCCAGAATCGACAGCTCGTCTGGGGAGATGTTTAGGCTTGATATTAGGAGCAACACATTCTTCCTCCTCAGAATGTCAAGATTAACCTGTTTTTTGCCACAGAGACAAAGAAGTTGGTGAAAAAAGTATGTTCAATATAGCCCgagacaccctgcattaccaaaaatgAGTTCATGTTCAATGTTCAAACCCTTTTCTTGGAAGAACCATCAAAGAGTGGTAGTAGATCATCCCTGGGATAAATCAGGGCCTTGAGAACTTTCATGTTATCAATATGGATTATTTCGAAGTTATGCAACAGTGCCTCGTAAGATTCattattcttcttctcctctgcACGAAAAACGCAAGAATATTAGTCACTTTGATTGTCCATGTCTTTAGCTACAACGTTCATTCATTTGAACTGGTTAATTAGAGGGCATGTATACCTATGAGTTGGTTGCAAATGTTCAATTGCTTCATGAGATGCTCATGTATGTTGTTGATTTTGTGAGCCAAGGTAGATAGTTCCCATGCCTCCATGGTGGATGTCCCATACCTGAAATGGTAACATGTACGGTTATAGTAAGTCCAACAAGCTAGGGAACTATCGTGTTTCAATAAAATGATCGATGTAACAATAGTATTTCTTCAATTAAAATCATGTACATCTAGATGGATTTTCTATTTTACGACGACTTGTCTAAGACTCAAGCTTTCAATGTACTTGTTTTGTGTGCTTAGCATTGGTCTTCTGGATTCTTGATTTCCAAAATTCTAATCCAACATATATATAGAAAGATCTGATAATGGAATGAGATAGTATAAGACACATGAAAGACGACATACTCATGGCCCATGCCAGTGAGGCTACTGATCTGAGTCGCGCAAGCCACGACTCCTCTCATGGTCCAATAAACAGCAGTTGGAATAGTATTCGCAGCTGCAGCCAATGCAGGCACATCAGGAGCAACATAAGCAGGAGGAAGCTCCTTGAACGCGACGATGCACCTGGTCAAATCCAACATGGCCCTGATGAGATTGTTAAGGGCATCAAACTTGGGTTTCAATGGGCCCGAATGCTCTATAATGATCGGTAGTTGCTTGAGGATCGCCATCGATTTGGCAAGCTGGTTTGACGAGTAGATTTGTGCTAGGAGCCAGAACTCGCCGTAGTGAAGTGCAAAGGCTGCCAGGGTCAGCACCAGCTTAGCATCCCATGAGTAGTTTGACAACATGTTTAGCAGAGAGACTGTTGTATGGTGTCCGTCTTCACCACCCAAACACTTGTATGCTATCTGAAAATTCATCTTTCCAAGGTAAAATTCACATACTTTGGATAATCAAACATGGTGCTCGTATGTGTTTTACGAATGAAAGATAGGTACACAGAAAAGTGTAATGCAAAGTGCACAGAAAAACTAATGTGTGGTCCAGATTTGGATATGGTCAAGTGGGAATTGAGCCACACCTTCAATGTACAGGATCCATTGGTTcagattttttgtatttttgtgcaTGTAGTATATTAATTCTTGGTGCTTAACAGAAATAATGTGTGTGTATAATTGCATTAGTCAATATGTTGTGTGACCTCGCAGGAAATTCGATCGATTATATACGATAGCGCGTCAAGCAGGTTAATGGCGCTGGCTTGTTGAGCTTTGTCCTCCACGGTCTGTGTTTGTCCGTGGATGACGCCCTGCAATAAGATCACCATTGAATCAGCAATAAGCATTCATCCACTACGAATACAGTATTCGCGCTTTTtgatgagaaaaaaagaaactagtACGAGGAAAGGATGTTGCATGCATTTGTTCATGAAAGAGGAGGATTAATTGAAGGATTACACATACCGGGAGAACGCTATCGACGGTCAGAGAGGAGCGACTGAGGATATCCTCGACGAGGTTGAGAATGGGTTTGACGTCAATGTCGCGGCCATCGGGATTGTGGGTGGCCTGAATCTGCTTCAGCATCACGTTGTCGTCGGACGCCATGAACATGCTCCGGTCACTCTTGATAAGTTGCTGCGTGGAAGGGTTGCTCCCCGGTAGTATCAGTTTGCCAGCCATTTTCAGCAGAGAGAGGGAATTGTAGCTATaatgtttttagagagagagagagagagagaatgtggaaGGGCTTTGTGCTTCTTCTTGTAATCTGGTATGCTCTATTTATAGCATGGGAAATGGAACCAAGAATGGGATGGATTTACATTCCTTGCTTCCAATGAAATTAAATTCCCCTCAACGTTTGTTTGAAGCCTAGGCTTTTTTGAGGATCGAGGACATGCAGTCTGTCCCCACATATTTGCTTTTCAATGTGGATGTCCAAGAATCTTGTGCAGAGTGAATTCAAAGCCTGCAATAGGTCCTTgctcttttctcctttttttttttttttttttttatttatatatataaccggATGCACGTGCCATTTTACATGCTCCACATCGACAAATTATAGAGTTTTAAAGTTAATGACCGAACAAACCTTCCAATAGCttcaaggtttgaaatgttggAATTCAAACATGCTATAGAGTACAAACACTTATTGATTTCTGCGATGGATAACCAATATGCATGAACTACACTACTGCAAGGGTGTAGATATTTCAGGGGCGGTCCAGATTTTTCTGG
This DNA window, taken from Rhododendron vialii isolate Sample 1 chromosome 8a, ASM3025357v1, encodes the following:
- the LOC131336017 gene encoding protein SIEVE ELEMENT OCCLUSION B-like gives rise to the protein MAGKLILPGSNPSTQQLIKSDRSMFMASDDNVMLKQIQATHNPDGRDIDVKPILNLVEDILSRSSLTVDSVLPGVIHGQTQTVEDKAQQASAINLLDALSYIIDRISCEIAYKCLGGEDGHHTTVSLLNMLSNYSWDAKLVLTLAAFALHYGEFWLLAQIYSSNQLAKSMAILKQLPIIIEHSGPLKPKFDALNNLIRAMLDLTRCIVAFKELPPAYVAPDVPALAAAANTIPTAVYWTMRGVVACATQISSLTGMGHEYGTSTMEAWELSTLAHKINNIHEHLMKQLNICNQLIEEKKNNESYEALLHNFEIIHIDNMKVLKALIYPRDDLLPLFDGSSKKRVNLDILRRKNVLLLISSLNISPDELSILEQIYNESRQHATRLDNLYEVVWIPIVDRSVQPWTDQRQKQFESLQSTMPWYTVHHPTLIDRAVIRFVKERWHFRNKPILVVLDPQGRVVSPNAIHMMWIWGSNAFPFTSLREEILWKEETWKLELLVNGIDQTVLNWIRDEKYIFVYGGDDIEWIRRFTATARSVAQSARISLEMVYVGKSSKKEQVRKIVATITNEKLSHTWQDLMIWFFWTRLESMLFSKIQLGRIDDQDPMMQEIKKLLSYDKSGGWAVLSRGTAVVVNGHGTKVMPTLLEYDLWKEHVATKGFDRSFKDHHDMLHGTEHPCCRFEFLSTAGTGRIPESMKCPECLIAMEKYVSFSCCHDENDIAALY